In one Sphingobacterium daejeonense genomic region, the following are encoded:
- a CDS encoding RidA family protein → MKILQGSRLPKPNGHYSTAIVSNHFLFISGQLPISSDGTHHEDDDFEGQFNVVFQNIENILVASSSSLQKIVKVTAYISDASFWPQFNALFADYIGKHKPARTVVPVPELRHGYKLEVDLIAEV, encoded by the coding sequence ATGAAAATACTACAAGGGAGTAGACTCCCGAAGCCAAATGGACATTATAGTACGGCAATAGTATCGAATCATTTCTTGTTTATATCTGGGCAGTTGCCAATTTCTTCTGATGGAACACATCATGAAGATGACGATTTTGAAGGGCAGTTTAATGTAGTGTTTCAAAATATTGAAAACATTCTGGTTGCTTCTTCAAGTAGTTTGCAGAAAATAGTTAAAGTGACAGCTTATATAAGTGACGCCAGCTTCTGGCCGCAGTTCAATGCTTTGTTTGCCGATTACATTGGTAAACATAAACCGGCAAGAACTGTAGTGCCAGTACCCGAATTACGTCATGGTTATAAATTGGAGGTTGATTTGATTGCAGAAGTATAA
- a CDS encoding helix-turn-helix transcriptional regulator, with the protein MINIYKELNYRDEEAFSAVESLIMSLNNGPQKEVMLTHFPAWVTIAKDYIQANWNKHITLDELARLCSVHKVTISKYFEKYAGSTVLLYQRKIRMIRAMELIQLNTHSLTEVAFLCGFSDQSHFTRYFRQMIGFLPKELQKN; encoded by the coding sequence ATGATTAACATTTATAAGGAGTTAAATTATCGTGATGAGGAAGCTTTTTCAGCAGTAGAATCATTGATTATGTCTCTTAACAATGGTCCACAAAAGGAGGTTATGTTAACTCATTTTCCTGCTTGGGTAACTATAGCGAAGGATTATATTCAAGCTAACTGGAACAAGCACATCACGTTGGACGAATTAGCAAGGCTATGTTCAGTCCATAAGGTTACAATATCCAAATATTTTGAGAAATATGCGGGTAGTACGGTTTTATTGTATCAGAGAAAGATACGGATGATTCGGGCAATGGAGTTAATCCAGTTGAACACACACTCTTTGACGGAAGTCGCCTTCTTGTGCGGATTTTCAGATCAAAGTCATTTCACTCGATACTTTAGGCAGATGATCGGATTTTTGCCTAAGGAATTGCAAAAGAACTGA